The sequence TATTGTGACAAGCTCCAAATGGGTTGTTATTTctatctctcttttcttttaaactttgtaatttttgcacaattatgagttaatttttattttgctagaattattttgttgacttaAATTGTAATTTGGTATTTTGTTGCTATGTTTAGTAAATtggttttgttcattcaagtgtgtttattgtgcaattgcttacttttgcttgatcaccattagtaagtagtagctaatcttgattttggaaaaaatagggttagtggaattgcttgaatgatgcatgaatatcaCTTTGGAAAAATGTGGTTTGTAaatggcataggaatatgttatttaCCATGTATGGCTTGAAGGAATTGTGCTTAAATtggtattcttaaaattaattgggcataggaatatgttaattaattagagaattaaaccataaaccctttggaaaaaggattatgacattttaaattcctagttgACATTATCAATTTACAACAATACTCATTAGCACCAGTATATCAACTTTGCATTTTTAGGCCAATTTAATAATTCTAGCTTGTTTTCTTCAtagtttgtgtttgttaattttttttacatattctcatcactttattttattatttgttgaaaccaatttgtgagtaattaattttataaattagtttccaattttcaatcctgtggagacgatactcgatttatcactttattacttgttagcgattgcgtacacttgcgtatacaatttttcacaacaagtttttggcgccgttgccggggattgaTTTAGTGAAATTTTGTTTGTGGAACTTAATTACTatcaatttgttttttttttagtttttcatttgtttcattttattttccttGTTCTATTTTACGCTTTGTTTGTTTGTCTTGGTTCCTTTTTCAAGGTACTTGGGATGTCTCATCGACAAGTCCTTATGAATTTTGTTCAACATGACTTGGAGTCCTTGTATGAAGTATGGTGGAGATACAAGGCACTCCTAATGAGGTTTCCATATCATGGGTTGTCCAAAGAGTGTCAATTAGAAAGCTTCCTAAATGGGTTGAATCCAAGCACAAGAAAATGGGTAGAAAGAGGAAATGGTACCACCAATTTCTACCAACTATCAATTGATGAAGCCTATTGGATGTTGGAAGACATGGCGGAGTACAATGAGTGGTGTTGTAATTGTCCAAACAATGACCATGTTTGGGAGGACAATTACAACAATTTGGAGCCAAATTTGGACACTTACACTCAAGGACCAAATGATGAGATTTTAGAAGATTTACAAGAGTTCAACATAGAAGAAGATCTTCATCAAATGGCTCAACCAAGCTCACTTGAGGTGTTGATGATGGAGTTCATGGCTAAAAATGATGCCTTAATTCAAGGCCAAGCTTCATCCTTGAGGAAATTGGAGAACCAATTTGAGCTTTTGGTCAATGAGTTGTGTGATAAACACCATGAAACTTTGGGCATTGATATGGAAAATTCAAGGGAGaaagaagaaaatgaaaatgTCATTTTGAGGAGTGGTGATGAGTTGGAGATACTTGGGGAAAATTTTGAGCAATTACAAGAGCTCACTTCAATCCAAAGTAGTGAAATAAAAGATAAGGAAGCAAGCATTCCAAGTTGGTCAACATTTATTGCTGCTCATAATGCTGTAGCATTATCACAGCAAAACTGCccagtttttgaaaaaattcagcaagagCATTTTTGCATTCCTCAAGTCAAAGAGCTCGTGGTAATGGAATATCATGTTTATGAAGATCCTTTTTGGCCACCACCTCCTCCTCCACCATTGGCATGGTACCTTGGCATCCATCTTGTGCATTCATCGAATTCAAGTCAAGTTGAGCATTGTGCCTATTCAATTCCATATCTCGCCAAGCTTGAGGGCGTCCACAACAAAGACCCATTTGTGAGGGCATATGCCACTCTCTATGGGCGGAAGCCGCTCTTTGATGAGTGCTTCTCAAAAAGTCAAGCCGACGACTTTAAATCAAGCGCttcttgggaggcaacccaagctTTCTAAACTTTGTCTTTATTTTGTttcaaattcaataaatatgCAATGTTAAATGGCTTTGACAATTgcattgtagttttttttttttctctctttcttttctttttctccctTGTAGGTGCAAGCATAAAGTCAAATGGAATTGGACGCACTTATGGAGGTTGACACAAGCAAGTTTGCGCATCATTGACTAGGGGAGTTCTTCTTTAactcttctttatttattttaaacttgCTTACACATATTTGAGAATTTTGTGCATACAATGTTTTGggaaactaaatattttttttttcttttcttttattttgcttgtttgaaaaaaaaaaaattgaggcaTATGTGCTTTGGTTTGGTGATTTTCCACATTCTAATACATGATTGATAGTGTGCATAGCTTgttgaaaaatgtaaatattgctTGAGCTTGTGACTAATTCTTGTCCTAGTTTTATTTTGATTGAGATATGTCCAATTTTGAGCATAAATGCCTTGATCATTTAATTGTGTGTGATTTGGTAAAAGTTCGtgtaaatatgtgattttgtgatCTCACAAGTCTTAGAATTTTGTTTGATTATctcttgaggcgaaatcctagaCTACACTTAACCAAAGACATGATTTAGGCCATCTTTGGACCGTTTGAGCCTTTTGAGAGCCAACCATGATATTATTTTATCCCTAGCCACCCTCTTTGAGCATAATTGatcccttaattttttttaccacaTATAAGCCTAGCCAAATACAAATATCTTTACCATATATCCATTGAGCACCTTATTATTCTAAGATATTTGTTAGTTGGGTCATGAAAAGGATGAGAGGAGTGTAATTTTGGTTGAGTGGTAATTGGGTGAGTATTTTCATTGTGTCATTTTATTATTCTCACCATTGGGGATAATGTTGAATTTTAAGTTGGGGGAGAGTTAACATATTTTGTGTATATTGCCATTATTATATTTGCAttgttagataaaaaaaaaaagagaaaaaaaaaggaaaaagagcgtttaaaattaagtttggggtgtgccaccccttgaaaaaaaaagtgtgtttaaaattaagtttggggtgtgccacccttgtaaaaaaaaaaaaacaggatttttttttagaagCTTGAAGTCTCAGGTGTTATAGCATTGCTTCAGCATTCCGGAGCAgagacacaaaaaaaaaaaaatgctatgcTAAGGCATTGCTATAACTCCTGGGAGcacattattttgaaaaattttgggACAATAAATAATGGCAATATTAATACTCAAATTTTTTGTGGGATATTATTTGAGGAAGTAAGTGTGAGGTCTCATTTTGGTCTTGAAAAATTAAGGTGTTTTTAGGTGTTTTGAGCCAAAAATGACTTCTCTTAACCACCTTCACCTAAGCCTTACATTACAAGCTTGAAAAAGTCCTTTTGATCTTTGGTTTGTGTTtgtctacattagtggagagagagatgaaaaaCAAACCTATGAGACTTTGTCACTTTAGAGATTTTGTGCTTAATTCATATTTACATAAATTGATCTAAATTGCAAGTAATATTTTGATAAAAGGCATTTCACACACACACTTGGAGTAATCGAAATTGGAATGAAACTTGTGCTTGAATTTTTCACAATCATTGgacaatctttttatttttctctaagCTATGTTCATTAATCAACCTTTAAGGAAATGTGGAGATCACCAACTTTAGTGTCATATTGCCTATTGTTTTACAttgattttagtttattttttctttttgcttgaGGACAagcaaagttttaagtttggggtgtgataactctatgaaaatagagttatttatatctttttgggcattaaattagttttgttctcaagaatttttagtttattttagtgacttttatttggttttctttaattttgcataaatattaattttagtattttgaaattagttttaattaatttttttaatttttatttgtttatttagtctcccaattaattaaatacaattgtGTGTGATGTTGTAGGAATTTAAATGCAAAATTGATATTAAGTGTTATGGGCCATGATGTTGGGCTTTTATTTCACTAGTTGAAagtcaaaagaaagaaagattgggccaaaaaaaaagaaagataaaagaAAGTCAAGTGAGGGCTTGTTTTGGAAAAAAGatagaaatgaaaaaaaaaacatcctaTATATGATGATTGAAGGCAAGAGAGTGAGGGGAATTGAAAAAGGAGGCGGCTGGTGGACTCCAGGGACACCTACAACAatcaaagagaaagaaaaatgaagaaaaaggaaagaaaaaaatgaagaaaaagaagaaaaagaaaaagagagagagagagagttttatttagggttttaatttagtatttttattttggagatTGGCAattattcaaaggaagaagaagagaaatttagaagaggaacTTGGAGTATTGTGACAAGCTCCAAATGGGTTGTTATTTctatctctcttttcttttaaactttgtaatttttgcacaattatgagttaatttttattttgctagaattattttgttgacttaAATTGTAATTTGGTATTTTGTTGCTATGTTTAGTAAATtggttttgttcattcaagtgtgtttattgtgcaattgcttacttttgcttgatcaccattagtaagtagtagctaatcttgattttggaaaaaatagggttagtggaattgcttgaatgatgcatgaatatcaCTTTGGAAAAATGTGGTTTGTAaatggcataggaatatgttatttaCCATGTATGGCTTGAAGGAATTGTGCTTAAATtggtattcttaaaattaattgggcataggaatatgttaattaattagagaattaaaccataaaccctttggaaaaaggattatgacattttaaattcctagttgACATTATCAATTTACAACAATACTCATTAGCACCAGTATATCAACTTTGCATTTTTAGGCCAATTTAATAATTCTAGCTTGTTTTCTTCAtagtttgtgtttgttaatttttttacatattctcatcactttattttatttttgttgaaaccaatttgtgagtaattagttttataaattaatttccaattttcaatccctgtggagacgatactcgatttatcactttattacttgttacgattgcgtacacttgcgtatacaatttttcacaacagttatcaatattttttaaaggtattttcttaagttatatgggatctaatatttaattacactaatagtgATATAATATCGAAAAGGATGCTAAGTTCTAATAATACCTTTAGCAATTCTCTAAACAAtctcctaataaaaaaaaatttaaaactataTTTTGAGTGCTAAATAATCTCGTAATAAAGATTTTTTATGAACTAACCATAAAGAGAATTGTTATAACACACTGTCGGTATTGCCTAATACTATTTAAAAGTGATATCTTACGATTAgttaatgatattttataaaaattattaaattaagttatatgagatttaatatttaattaaaatataatataatagagAATTCTAACCTTTCAACATTTTTGAACCATAAGTAGACAAGGAGACAAGTCATAATGGGATATAAATTctatttgattttgttttattatttatacatttcccatcatcttttcatatttatcttatcttatctttattataattaaattccAAGTTGAGAAATATAACTATTAAATTTGTCTACAACAATAGTGTaataaacttattttaattaaaaaggtaaaaaaatattaattttttattaaaaaatataaaaatatatattaaagatataaaagaaaatattaaattacattaaaaataacaaaataatatttattatggtATAAAATTTGActcattttatattttgtgttaaatttagcattaattaatttttaatatatactaaaTTTATAAGACCATAATATTAACATTGTTAGCATTCTATGAGAGATAAGTAGGACTTGGgtcaaataaattttatattttaattatgattcggcataaattttttaaagtattttaatttatttaaaggtttaaatatcaaaataattataataattcatgaatatttttattttatttttaaaatttaaattgaagTGATATAATAAATAAGTTATAATTGATTAGTTGATTGTGTCTAAACTAAGCACAAATagtgttgaaaaaaaaaaaaaactaagcaCAAATATCtatttctatataaagtgtgcctatataaccgaattcttggtttatgaaaaattcataGGTGACttcttatttatattaaaaatataatggtttattattaaaaataaaatagtttatgagaaattcatgggtcacattttatttatatataataaaataaaaataaaataaatctcattaaattcaaaaaaaaaaaaagaaacatcattaaatacaaacaaaaaaatgactcaacatcaaatcttcaattacacgatacatgtaattactcaaacatcacatctttcaattataaaaaaaatgactttttaGGAGGGAAAATATAGTTGTCTAATAGAGCTAAAACAATATGTTTCCAGTGTGATGAAAAATTAAAGCAGCAATTTTGTTAATATCAAAAagtttaattcaattaatcTTAATTTACTCTTTCTAGAATCAATAtttgaacaataatttgaattaatcttataatcttaatttttttaattcaattaataattatttgtcacgtaattattaagtcttttccctttaattttccttttgttgatgatgctaatttattcatattttgatttctacaatttttgtgttcaGACCATTAAAGTAGTGTTCTACTAGGGGATCTAACGAGTTTTGCCCATTCGCTAATGgcctctaagagttcaaattccagtattgtataaatcttcaatttgttttatttcttatattaactgaaatttcgttactttttttttttaatttacaactttattgtttatatcttattagggacattcatgaaaattagggtttctttaaaatatacaattaatgagcattactttttgatcatagtgtaTTTTCCATAGTtaaaaacctcaataatctctatcatttgatatcaaataaaataaaattatcatgatgtatacatcatggttatttaatgagtaattagtgtgttaaAATTGTCaagttgatatttagaattgtttataattgaattgtttctttgtcaaaattaatattaaatatatttatatgtttataggtttatctattttctcttagatcaatcatgatcatatagcaaaaaaatcatactcatatatacatgttattttcattttgtaatttagatcttcttagtcattatttagttcacttaaaccttttccgattatggtaactgaagttttgtttcttttaggtactccATTACAAAaatctgtattacatgtattatttattttttactatgAGGAGGTAGATTTCTTTATTGAGAAATATATAgtgtgacaaattattgttcatatattgaataattatttttgaataatgggattcatatatatataattgtgtatattgaattctttattcaaataattattttttatttttacgtgattatttattgttcatatatttagaaccctatttggttaaagttaagattataagattaattaatttgtgatttcttcatatacacataataataatctcacctaataactaataatatcttttgtttaatttttaattgtataattttcaaataacatagaaaaaaattagcataaaatatagtatacgtgccttgcacgtagctttttgctagtatatatatatgtatgtaaaaataaaaaaaaataataataaaaaataaagaattgtAGCTAGTATTATTCTCTTCCAAAAAAACAATTATAGTGTGTAATTcatgaattttattatttatttcaatagaataaattagttacaattaactggttttttattttttatttttttattttgaacaaAGTTACAATTAATTGATTGATTGTACTATAGCTAGCTAGTATTGTCATCTCTACATTATATCAATACAACAAAATCATTTAAGAGGGAAAAAAAGAACTATATATAAACAGTAAAGCatgcttttatttttctatatttaatttgataagaCAATTATTTACattacataataaaataatgatgatgataataataataataataatggttcAGCCCACAGATCTTCTTTAGGGATATGCAACACAATTATCAAGATTTAAGAACCAAAACTCAGCTCTATAAATGTACCATATTTCAACAAAGCTTCACAtacaaattttataaataaatattttatagtgtaaaCATGGAGAAACTAAAGAGTTTTAGGCATCTTAACAATAATATAGATTTGGTTCTAAATGAGGAAAATAGCATAGAATTGCTAAGAGCTCAAGGCCACATATGGAACCAAATCTTCAACTTCATCAACTCCATGTCCTTAAAATGTGCCATTCAATTGGGTATTCCAGATATCATCAACAACTATGGAAAACCCATGACGATTTCTCAACTCAAACTTGCACTCCccataaaccaaaaaaaatcctCTTGTGTCTATCGCCTCATGCGAATTTTAACCCATTCTAACTTTTTTGCTCTACAAAAAGTAGAAGGaagagaaggagaagaagaagaaggttaTGTTATAACTGACGCTTCCAAATTGTTACTCAAGGACAATCCTATGAGTGTCACACCCTTTTTGTTAGCCATGCTCGATCCTGTGATAACTAAGCCCTGGGATTTTCTCAGCAACTGGTTCCAAAACGACGATCCTACACCGTTTGACACGGCTAATGGGATGACGTTTTGGGATTATGGTAGCCATCAACCAAATCTAGCGAGATTCTTCAACGATGCCATGGCTAGCGATGCACGATTGGTGACGAGTGTGGTGATCGAAAAGTGTAGATGGGTGTTTGAGGGAGTGGAGTCATTAGTTGATGTTGGCGGGGGGACCGGAACTGTGGCCACAACCATTGCAACTAGTTTTCCCCAAATTCAATGCTCTGTTTTGGATTTACCACATGTTGTAGCTGATTTACAAGGTGCAAATAACCTAGTCAATTTTATTGGTGGAGACATGTTTGTTGAAGTTCCTCCAACTGAAGTAGTTTTGTTGAAGGTACATACATCTAAATATCACTATAAAAAAAAGTTCATTGTGACTAAACGTGATTTTTAGTCAGAACAAAAAGTtcattgtgactaaaatatagtattgtGACTGAAaacatatttagtcacaaaaatcacaacttTTAACCACAAATATTttagtattgtgactaaaatacaTGTGAAGAATTTTgagatgagattttttttttttttttgaaaaggagaTGAGAAATTTTCATATGGtcttttaagtaaaaataaataatcaaaattcAATAACTTTAAAGAATaaagagaggaaaaaaaaaggCACTTAAATCAtatcaaaaatatttaatattcaagtaaacaattattaataaaatacttttaaatATTGAGCATTTGAAATTTCAGATCTGTCAGTgtcattatttaatatatatggcttgtcttgttattttattttaggtttagtttttctttaatattttaacatttttttatgtaataattttaatttagaaaattattaatataattaattaaaatatattatatttaattattaaaacagTGGATATTACATGATTGGAATGACGAAGAAAGTGtgaaaatattaaagaaatgcaaAGAGGCCATAACCAAGAATAATAAGAAAGGAGGGAAAGTGATCATAATAGACATGAAAGTCGAAAATGAGAAAGATGAAGACGACGAGTCATATGAAACTCAACTCTTTTTCGACATGTTGATGATGGCGTTGGTCACTGGAAAAGAAAGGAATGAAAAAGAATGGGCTAAGCTTTTTAAAGATGCAGGCTTTTCGGATTATAAGATTACACCTATTTTAGGTCTAAGATCTCTTATTGAGGTTTatccataattaattaattatacttataattaagTAGTGTTAATGGTTGTGTTGTTTGTgagctctttctctctctattatTGGTATGTTGTAATAAGGAAACATAATTAACATTATGAGTAATTATGTAAGCCAAAAGAATAAGATATATTGATGAGACTCATGAAGTTTAATAATAATgtgtttaaattttaattatgtttgATATGTATTATTTTCCTTTCATAATTAGTAAAACTTTAACAACGTTTGTTGTTTTATATGATgaatttctttgttttgtttttttaaatataatttgacTTTTTTGAACAAatcttttagatttttcaaataattataatttttttaaaattttaaagtattaaaaaatattaataagaacttcagaaaaatattaaaaagaattTGGCCCATAAAGTGCAACCAAGTGACCAACCACATGCATTGTTTCATCataaacatgttttttttttcctttttactaattaatttaactTACCAAAACTCtctataattaagtttttatgtgAATTTATTTCCTCATAAACTTGATTAATTATCTTTTATCACTCCTTGTTTGGCTGTTATATTGTACTTATCTCTAACAATATTTGTTAGTGGTTAGTTACATTCATGCAACATTTAACAATATATAAACACATTAGTTAGTTCATCAATCTTATTAGAGTATTTGTTGCAAAGTGATCTATACATTAACATGATATCTAGATGCCataaccacttgaggctagctcaagtggccataggtggGTATGTGTGTGTT is a genomic window of Cannabis sativa cultivar Pink pepper isolate KNU-18-1 chromosome 9, ASM2916894v1, whole genome shotgun sequence containing:
- the LOC115721917 gene encoding probable O-methyltransferase 3 produces the protein MEKLKSFRHLNNNIDLVLNEENSIELLRAQGHIWNQIFNFINSMSLKCAIQLGIPDIINNYGKPMTISQLKLALPINQKKSSCVYRLMRILTHSNFFALQKVEGREGEEEEGYVITDASKLLLKDNPMSVTPFLLAMLDPVITKPWDFLSNWFQNDDPTPFDTANGMTFWDYGSHQPNLARFFNDAMASDARLVTSVVIEKCRWVFEGVESLVDVGGGTGTVATTIATSFPQIQCSVLDLPHVVADLQGANNLVNFIGGDMFVEVPPTEVVLLKWILHDWNDEESVKILKKCKEAITKNNKKGGKVIIIDMKVENEKDEDDESYETQLFFDMLMMALVTGKERNEKEWAKLFKDAGFSDYKITPILGLRSLIEVYP